One genomic window of Phycisphaerales bacterium includes the following:
- a CDS encoding PLDc N-terminal domain-containing protein yields the protein MEYGIIGLIILILDIIAIISILGASKSVGWKVLWTLIVLLLPLIGMILYFVIGKNT from the coding sequence ATGGAATACGGCATCATCGGTCTGATCATCCTCATCCTGGACATCATCGCGATCATTAGCATTCTGGGCGCCAGCAAGAGCGTCGGATGGAAGGTTCTGTGGACGCTGATCGTGTTGCTCCTGCCCCTCATCGGCATGATTCTCTACTTTGTCATCGGCAAGAACACCTGA
- a CDS encoding mechanosensitive ion channel family protein, with the protein MPRLHALILRSVVLLVLLGACTPVLGWQDGQPEPPPDVDSDTVSASEQAVGVESQVDDGRIAERLAEVLRATERFASVDVEVREGVAFLRGSTEIEESRALAGDLARRTEGVVAVVNNITIEQGPIWTLEPAKEELVALWRQGVASVPLVGVGLVVLVLAFVAASLVRRVLDPLIGRWTDSALLEAVLRKVVYAVVLIIGIYIALRVSGMTRIALTVVSGTGIIGLILGFAFRDIAENFLASLLLSVQRPFRLGDVIEVDGKLGVVRKVTNRGTLLIDFDGNHIQISNATVYKSTIKNFSANPKQRLTFTVGIGYDDDVSHAQEVLWKMLDEHDAILDDPEPLVLVEELGASTVNLRAYYWIDGSKHSMLKVGSSAMRLAKVVLTREGISMPDESREVIFPQGVPVHMVEAEPQSTAEAPPPPPPAHDEGSETATEAEGGLAAEADDLEKQANESRDPEEGSNVIGEARREDR; encoded by the coding sequence ATGCCCCGTCTCCACGCCCTGATCTTGCGGTCGGTTGTCCTGCTCGTCCTGCTCGGCGCATGCACGCCTGTGCTCGGCTGGCAGGACGGCCAGCCGGAGCCACCGCCGGACGTTGATTCCGACACGGTGTCGGCCAGCGAGCAAGCGGTAGGCGTCGAGAGCCAGGTCGACGACGGCCGCATCGCCGAGCGACTCGCCGAGGTACTACGCGCGACGGAGCGGTTCGCAAGCGTTGACGTCGAGGTACGCGAGGGCGTCGCGTTCCTGCGGGGATCGACCGAGATTGAGGAATCTCGTGCGCTCGCCGGCGACCTGGCGCGTCGGACCGAGGGCGTGGTCGCCGTTGTCAACAACATCACGATCGAGCAAGGACCAATCTGGACGCTGGAGCCGGCCAAGGAGGAATTGGTGGCGCTCTGGCGGCAGGGCGTCGCCTCCGTACCGCTCGTGGGCGTCGGGCTCGTGGTCCTGGTGCTCGCATTCGTGGCCGCATCGCTCGTCCGCCGGGTGCTCGACCCGCTCATTGGCCGCTGGACGGACAGCGCTCTGCTCGAGGCCGTGCTTCGGAAGGTCGTGTACGCGGTCGTCCTGATCATCGGCATCTACATCGCGCTCCGCGTGAGCGGCATGACGCGGATTGCGCTCACGGTGGTCAGCGGCACGGGCATCATCGGCCTGATCCTGGGCTTTGCCTTCCGCGACATCGCCGAGAACTTCCTGGCCAGTCTGCTGCTGAGCGTGCAGCGGCCGTTCCGGCTGGGCGACGTCATCGAAGTCGACGGCAAGCTGGGCGTGGTTCGGAAGGTCACCAACCGCGGCACGCTGCTGATCGACTTCGACGGCAATCACATCCAGATCTCGAACGCCACCGTCTACAAGAGCACGATCAAGAACTTCAGCGCCAACCCGAAGCAGCGGCTGACGTTCACCGTCGGCATCGGCTACGACGACGACGTCTCGCACGCGCAAGAGGTCCTGTGGAAGATGCTCGACGAGCACGACGCGATCCTGGACGACCCCGAGCCGCTGGTGCTCGTCGAGGAACTGGGCGCCTCGACGGTCAACCTGCGTGCGTACTACTGGATCGATGGCTCCAAGCACAGCATGCTGAAGGTCGGCAGCTCGGCCATGCGCCTCGCGAAGGTGGTGCTGACGCGCGAGGGCATCTCCATGCCCGACGAATCGCGCGAGGTCATCTTCCCCCAGGGCGTGCCGGTGCACATGGTCGAAGCCGAGCCGCAATCGACCGCGGAAGCGCCACCGCCGCCGCCTCCGGCACACGACGAGGGCTCCGAAACGGCGACGGAGGCCGAGGGGGGTCTGGCCGCCGAAGCGGACGACCTCGAGAAGCAGGCGAACGAATCTCGCGACCCCGAGGAAGGCTCCAAC
- a CDS encoding CRTAC1 family protein, translated as MRAIQWCTAAVASGVLASGVSGQVAFEDVASSVGLADYRASMGNSRGPGGVFADLDGDGWADLYLVRAPSLDPDGTNQLFLNVAGPGGRTFVEIPGAAGAADGGEAVGAIAADYDNDGDADLYVVNYDQPNTLYKNMLAETGTIGFVDVTAQTDPTPGVADDQHGVGMAYEGGVPLDNGLTAAWGDPDRDGDLDLYVGNHNGYFGKTGPFEGPHDVPGRRDVFYFNNGDGTFTEATMACGVPGWEAADGTFETDNQRYSSTNAVMFVDADNDGWPDLFVTNKVGGPDDRDMLYLNRGADGDGTWLGFRTATYDLPGTFGAASTFAMGIDAADLENDGDLDFYITDMSDQRDPTSPGMNDLWLSRLADTGELGYALAADAAPWWDAPAKLGWGAQFQDLDNDGLQDLHTTTSFPFRDYLYMNTGDGFEERAVELGIDRDRREARGNMTADFDRDGWVDVFVVNIDRLPSALFHNRFATTTGSAHGFLNVMLVGDHASAGPLRSTRDAIGARVRVSADLDGDGLVDAREHQIKEVVSGSSNAASTSSLELEFGLGLAASAMVQVRWPSGVTTMHEFARDRFVVIRENEACRADLTGDGALTIFDFLAFQNLFAAGDPAADFDGDGLLTIFDFLAFQNLFQDGCA; from the coding sequence ATGCGTGCAATCCAGTGGTGTACGGCGGCGGTCGCGTCGGGCGTTCTTGCATCCGGCGTCAGCGGACAGGTTGCCTTCGAGGACGTGGCGAGCAGCGTCGGGCTTGCGGACTACCGGGCATCGATGGGCAACTCGCGCGGCCCGGGCGGCGTGTTTGCCGACCTCGACGGCGATGGGTGGGCAGACCTGTACCTCGTGCGGGCGCCGTCGCTCGATCCGGACGGCACCAACCAGCTCTTCCTGAACGTCGCGGGGCCGGGCGGGCGGACGTTCGTCGAGATCCCCGGTGCGGCGGGCGCGGCCGACGGTGGCGAGGCGGTCGGCGCGATCGCGGCCGACTACGACAACGACGGCGACGCCGACCTGTACGTCGTGAACTACGACCAGCCCAACACGCTCTACAAGAACATGCTCGCCGAGACCGGGACGATCGGCTTCGTGGACGTGACGGCCCAGACCGACCCGACGCCGGGCGTGGCCGACGACCAGCACGGCGTGGGCATGGCCTACGAGGGCGGCGTGCCACTGGACAACGGGCTGACGGCAGCCTGGGGTGACCCGGATCGCGACGGCGACCTCGACCTGTACGTGGGTAACCACAACGGGTACTTCGGGAAGACCGGCCCGTTCGAGGGGCCGCACGACGTGCCGGGGCGACGCGACGTCTTCTACTTCAACAACGGCGACGGCACGTTTACTGAGGCGACGATGGCGTGCGGCGTGCCGGGATGGGAAGCCGCCGATGGCACGTTCGAGACGGACAACCAGCGGTACAGCTCGACGAATGCGGTGATGTTCGTCGACGCGGACAACGACGGCTGGCCCGACCTGTTCGTGACCAACAAGGTCGGCGGGCCCGACGACCGCGACATGCTCTACCTGAACCGAGGCGCCGACGGCGACGGGACGTGGCTGGGCTTCCGGACGGCGACGTACGACCTGCCCGGCACGTTCGGTGCGGCCTCGACGTTCGCGATGGGCATCGACGCGGCCGACTTGGAGAACGACGGCGACCTGGACTTCTACATCACCGACATGTCCGACCAGCGGGACCCGACGTCTCCGGGTATGAACGACCTGTGGCTGTCACGTTTGGCTGACACGGGCGAGCTGGGCTACGCCTTGGCGGCCGATGCGGCGCCCTGGTGGGATGCGCCGGCCAAGCTCGGATGGGGCGCGCAGTTCCAGGACCTCGACAACGATGGGCTGCAGGACCTGCACACGACGACGAGCTTCCCGTTTCGCGACTACCTGTACATGAACACGGGCGATGGCTTCGAGGAGCGGGCCGTCGAGCTGGGCATCGATCGCGATCGGCGCGAGGCCCGGGGCAACATGACGGCCGACTTCGATCGCGATGGCTGGGTTGACGTCTTCGTCGTCAACATTGATCGCCTGCCGTCGGCGTTGTTCCACAATCGCTTCGCGACGACGACTGGAAGCGCCCACGGATTCCTGAACGTCATGCTCGTGGGCGATCATGCGTCGGCCGGTCCGCTGCGCTCGACGCGAGACGCGATCGGCGCCCGCGTGCGGGTGTCGGCCGATCTCGACGGCGATGGGCTCGTCGACGCGCGCGAGCACCAGATCAAGGAGGTCGTCAGCGGCAGCAGCAACGCGGCGAGCACGAGCAGCCTGGAACTCGAGTTCGGGCTTGGCCTGGCGGCGTCGGCGATGGTCCAGGTGCGCTGGCCGAGCGGCGTGACGACGATGCACGAGTTCGCTCGGGATCGGTTCGTGGTGATCCGTGAGAACGAGGCGTGCCGGGCCGACCTGACGGGCGACGGGGCCCTGACGATCTTCGACTTCCTGGCGTTCCAGAACCTCTTCGCGGCAGGAGATCCGGCCGCGGACTTCGACGGCGACGGCCTCTTGACCATCTTCGATTTCCTGGCGTTCCAGAATCTGTTCCAGGACGGCTGCGCATAG